GAAACACttttaatcatattttctttaaaaccctCTTCACGTCCCGATAGCATCAATAGAGAGAGTCCACTGTAATAAACTATGACTGATCATATCATTCAGACCACATGAAATGATTGGCTGGTGGAGACATTCACCGCTGAATCAGATAAGATggtcagaatcagaaagtatttattgccaagtaggtttacacctacaaggaagtgctctggttattggtgcagacaatgaacatagaaacataaaaacataaaaacacaataaatacaacacacataagaaaagcaataaaaagaaacaatatatatttactcactatttacttcttatttactcactttttctaatatttatacaaagtaacatttatttagacataaacatatctaaataaaatatatataatagataaaagatataaaaagtgaagtaaaaagtgaaatgcaagatgcaagacagtgaacagtgtcaaattgcaatatgcaatgtaatgcagtataatataatataatgtgttcagAGAAGGTAGCGAAACGTCATCTTCCCACAGTTCCCAGTGCACGTTCCTATGTTTAGTGGGCTTATATGAGGGGGTGGGATGTATCACACTTTAAATAATCGTGGACTCATGCATAAAGTTTgtagtttttaatgttattaatCATTCCATCCACAGACTGAAGAAGCCACTCCAGCGCCTCGGACTTCAAACTGGATCCCTCCGGTCTTCACCAGTCCAGCGGATGGCATGCCGATCCCCAGCCCAGCTGAGAGGGCGAGTCTGAATGGCGCCCTAGTCCTTCGCCACCGCTCACCATCTAGATCGCTGCCCTCGCTCTCCCCCGCCCCAGCTCCTCTCtgatcgcccccccccccccccccccccatcccacgtCTCAACATGGATACGCTGACCGAGGACAAAGAGGGATGCTACCTGAACCGCTCCGTCAAGTTCTTCTACGAGGAGAGCGGCAAGAACATCAGCGCACACTGGCGCGACCGTGACTATTTGATCGTCTCTATGGGAATGGCCGTCTGCTTCATCGTGATCTTTTCCAACCTTCTGGTCATTGGGGCCATTCTAAAAAACAACCGCTTTCACTTTCCCATCTACTACCTGTTGGGAAATCTGGCTTTGTCAGACCTCTTCTCAGGTACCGTCCTtttgcttattattattattattattataactgctCGTTCTGTTTAATCTGCCTTTGAACACGTTGAGAAGTTTTGAGTCAGATCACAGCACTGTGACAGAGACACTGGGGGTTTAACCCTCTCCACAACCTTCTGTGAACTCAAGACTTTAAAACCCTTTCAAGCATCAGAACAATTCACCCACATCTGAAAGGGTGTTTTCACTTGAGATTTGAAGAATTTCCAAACACATTCTTTCAGCTTTAAGGCCAAATTATCTCTTTACACGATCCTCTCTAGGTCAATGTTGATCCTCAGCAAAGACTAAGCTGAGATTGACGCCTCagaaaataatagaaaacacaTGGGAGTCAACTTCACATGTGGATATCATAAAAGTTAAAGACGATAATTGAGAAAAGGCCTTAGACCTCTTATTAACTGCAGACTCGCATATGAAACATCTagaaattgttttttgtttctgctcTTTCTGATTCCTTACTGTGTTAACGTTTTACAGTGAGGCTGCTTTTTGAACCAGGCCTCagggcttttttttaaataatagattcaaaGTAAAGGTGTTTAGTGATAGAGGACTTGTTGAAATGTGGTTTTACAGACACAGGAAACTCCCCATGTTATTAATACTTCCCCTGTGAGACGTCTAGAGTGTGGATGCTTTGTATTATCACTCCGGTGCGGTGATGCTGGTACATCTGAGATGACGCAGGTCACGATGCTGCAGATAAGTGGGTTTAGAAAACACAGTGAGTGTTTTGAGTCACATCATCTTTCCACCGGTGTGTTGTGTGCGAGTGAAGGTCGGGTCCTGTTTAGAGGGAAACACACTTTTAATACTATATCAATATTATATTCATAACCTGCACAATGCATATTAGATCctatacagtataaatatataatgttttaaCTACATCGGCACTTGGAACTACTTTTTCTGGTTTCTTCATTATTAAATTAGTGAAGCAGCAAATTCTGTTACTTCTCTTAAGATGCCGATTGTAAGCGAAGCAACATAAAAACCAGATGTTGgttaaaataaagatatttattgTGAGGAGGTGAAATGAGGAGAGGAAACCGGGCGAGTGGATGCTGTttataaaccaaacaaagaaattgaacaaagaaaaacagagttACATTTAtctaagttaaaaaaaaatacaaaaccaggCTGCCTCTTCATTCAGCAAACTCTAGGTGTCACCAAACAATGTTTTCATCCATAAGATTAATAATCTCTGTTGTCGAATGGCAAACAAAGAAGTCCACTGGCAAGCTGGGAAAGGATCCAGCTCTTAAAGTCTTGATTTATCCAGATAATGGGCCAGTCTCTAGcattaaaaagataaatgtcTATGTTGCAAcgactttgtgtttctctgtaatGGAGTCCTCACTCTTCTCCTCGCAGGTGTCTCCTACCTCCACCTGATGTTCCACACTGGTCCCTGGACCATCAAACTGTCCAAGAACCAGTGGTTTGTGCGACAGGGGCTGATCGACACCAGTCTGACGGCCTCGGTCCTCAACCTGCTGGCCGTGGCCGTGGAGCGTCACCAGACCATCTTCAACATGCAGCTGCACAGCAAGATGAGCAAGCGGCGGGTCTTCATCATCATGGTGTGCATATGGCTGGTGGCCATCGTCATGGGCCTGGTGCCCACCATGGGCTGGCACTGCCTCTGCGACCTGCCCAACTGCTCCACCATGGCGCCGCTGTACAGCCGCAGCTACCTGGTGTTCTGGGGCGTCCTCAACCTCCTGACCTTCTCCATCATGGTGGCCGTCTACACCCGCATCTTTCTCTACGTCAGGCACAAGAGCAAGCAGATGTCCCAGCACACGTCCCAGATGAGACACCGAGAGACGGTGTTCAACCTGATGAAGACCGTGTCCATGATCCTGGGTGAGggagcgtacacacacacacacacacacgcaaacacaaacacacacagcccgacaccccgacacacacacacatcaaggaGTGGGTGGTAAACGGGAAAGTATTAATCAACCAAACTTCTGGTAAATTCTAATCAGccgttatttttttcttctccttcggTACGTTTTGAAATGACAACATCTGTTTTCTCTGCTGTCAACAGACGGACTCTGTTTTCAATCTGTGTGGGGACACAGTTTCCTGTTAAAGTAAACAAACTGAGAATGGGAAATGTTAGTCATGAAGGTTCTTTGTTAGTCAgtaaaaaatgtgaaaaatgaatgGAATTCCATAGAGCtcgggagggggggcgggggtttcataaatgtgttgaaaaagatagaaaaacatcttcattcaTTGACTTTGAGTTAATGTGTCTCAGAACTCTCTCCCACTTTAAACCTGCAAGAAATGCACCAACACAAGTAGAATGGTGCTCAGCAGAGTGCATTCCTCCCCCAGGACCCACAGTGACTTTAATCAAGCCTCCCTAAAGTTCACATGTTCCCAGATACCAGTTCACTAAATGATAGTTTTCTGTCTTCTACGATACATATTCCATTCCCTCGGAAATCGAAGCCAACATTTAAATGGGTTCTATCCTTCCACCCAGTTTAGTTGAATTCTGGCCAGTTGTTTTTTAGGTTTATTGTCACTGTGCATCTTTCTAACACAACATTTAGTTTGGCAGCAGTCCACTTAAAAgcatatattttaaaaaatgaataattcgCCCCAACACATGTCTGATTATGACCTTGTTGGaggtaagaaaacacaaatacaagcaAAAACTTAAATCaagaaaatcatatttttatatgtAATATAAGTGTAAATCTTTTTGTTCTATAAAACAAAAGGTTTCATATCTGAGAGCAGTGACActcatgtgtttgtgaaagGCTCCTATCGGCCAACtgataaagaaaagagaaaacatttcagGTTTGGTTTGATGCTCTTTGTACATTTTATTGCTCATTTCACAAGAGATTAAAGCTACTTCCAGGGAAAACCTCCCTTGAATCTTCCCAGAATAAATCGACAGAGAATACACggagcctcctccacctcctccacctcctccacctcctccacctccaccacctccacctctgaCTGATCCACTGCGTTCAGGCTCCTCTCAGCTTGTCTGTACTTGTTCCACTCCCCCAACACACATTCGCTGCTTCCCTCTTTCTCCCACTGATTCCTCATTGTTTGCCAAACTGGtcgttctctcctctctcctctctcctctcttctctctcctctctaccctctcctctctcctctccttcccggcctcctcttctgctgctgctctcccaTTTTGAACATTTGATTAAATTCCTCaaagttttttaaaatgttacacGTCTTTCTGCCGTCGCTCGGCAGCCAGGGTTCAGCACCTCGGGCCTGTGAGGAGAAGCGTGAGCGTGCCCTGACAGGGAGCTGCATAGTTGTGTTACTGTGACAGAGAACAGCTCCTGCCTGTACGACACCACACAGCGGGTGTGTAGTCACGGATTTGTATGGTTGTGAGGACCAGCTTGACAGTTTGACCTTGAGCGAGCAGGACATTTTAGCAAAGTGAGAACATTTTGTCCGATAATCAAGTCTTCAAATTGCTATTTTGGTGTAAAGACGTGGTTTTAGTTTCAAATTAGAAGTTAAACGTGAAAGCAACAGTTGAATATCAGGATTGCAcactgcacagtgtgtgtgtgtgtgtgtgtgtgtgtgtgtgtgtgtgtgtgtgtgtgtgtgtgtgtgtgtgtgtgtgtgtgtgtgtgtgtgtgtgtgtgtgtgtgtgtgtgtgtgtgtgtgtgtgtgtgtgtgtgtgtgtgtgtgtgtgtgtgaatgtgttaccACAGTTGCCTCACATCTCCATCTTACAGCTTCAGCTTCCACATGCTCGTACATTAATGCTGGACCTGCTGAGAATGTGTGTACATAATGAATTCCTCTGCTGCCTAATACAGTATTATCATAATGAAACCTGATCATACAGACTAAACTCAGTCCACAtgcatgtgtgactgtgtgtttttgtgtacttgtatctttgtgaggaccctTTTGAGCTCATAGACCTTACAGGGTGAGGACATTGTGGTGTTTCCTCATGGTTAGTGTTGGTATTAGGTCAGTGTAAGGGTTGAGCATGTGAGCTACAGCCACACTgcgttgtttttgtttgaaaaaagtGTTGTTGACCCTGTTGTCGTCGCTCACAGCTGCAGTGCAGTTAAATCCTTGATtaacaatgatacaactgttaACATGTGTGAAGCTGTTATTCGAGCGATCTGCGACAATTCCCGttaacacagacacgcacattagtggtcatgtgatatgtGATATTAGTGTAGACAAGGATTAAGATAatgcttgtgtggacagagattgtCAGTGTGGATGTTGCCTTAGttgtgcgttgtgtgtgtgtttgtgtgtgcaggcacATTGTCTAAAGAGAGATTTACAGTACGTTCCCTCTTTCTCTGTtgcctacccccccccccctttacttCTCCGCATTCTTTACAAGTCTGttcattttctttcctctccttctttaTCTGTGAAACTCCTTCAACTTTACTTGCTGATCTCCAGTGTCATCACCAGCCTTGTAACGACCTTATGTGCCCTCCATGacgctcctcccctcctccccctccaggcTGTTTTGTGATGTGCTGGACGCCCGGcctggtggtgctgctgctcgACGGCGTGGGCTGCGAGAGTTGTAACGTGCTGGGCTTCGAGAAGTACTTCCTGGTGCTGGCCGAGTGCAACTCCTTCGTCAACCCCATCATCTACTGC
This is a stretch of genomic DNA from Pleuronectes platessa chromosome 3, fPlePla1.1, whole genome shotgun sequence. It encodes these proteins:
- the LOC128433592 gene encoding lysophosphatidic acid receptor 2, which codes for MDTLTEDKEGCYLNRSVKFFYEESGKNISAHWRDRDYLIVSMGMAVCFIVIFSNLLVIGAILKNNRFHFPIYYLLGNLALSDLFSGVSYLHLMFHTGPWTIKLSKNQWFVRQGLIDTSLTASVLNLLAVAVERHQTIFNMQLHSKMSKRRVFIIMVCIWLVAIVMGLVPTMGWHCLCDLPNCSTMAPLYSRSYLVFWGVLNLLTFSIMVAVYTRIFLYVRHKSKQMSQHTSQMRHRETVFNLMKTVSMILGCFVMCWTPGLVVLLLDGVGCESCNVLGFEKYFLVLAECNSFVNPIIYCFRDNEMRRTFKQILCFPCRRGRNPQDASGTHFNTLDHETYKSRSEMPTQKGNGTRLLHHGPEDAPTSSGNGNWS